GGTCCTCGACGGCACCGTCGAGCGGATCGCCCGCCGCGACGACGGCGGCTACCGGATCGACTTCCGGTACGCCCGGACCCGGGAGTCGATCCGGCAGATCGACTACGACCGGGTGATCCTCTGCACCGGCTTCCGCTTCGACGCCGGCATCTTCGACCCGTCGGCCCGGCCCGACCTGGTCATCAACGACCGGTTCCCCGAGCAGACCTCCAGCTTCGAGTCGGTGAACGTGCCCGGCCTGTACTTCGCCGGCACCCTCACCCAGCAGCGCGACTTCAAGCGCTCCACCAACGGCTTCATCCACGGCTTCCGGTACGGCGTCCGCGCCCTGCACCGGATCCTGGCCGCCCGGCACCACGGCACACCGTGGCCGTCCACCACCCTGGACGCCACCCCCGAGGCGATCACCGAGGCGATCATCGCCCGGATCAACCGGACCTCGGCGCTGTGGCAGCAGTTCGGCGTCCTCGGCGACGTCGTCGTCGTCTCCGGGGGCACCGCGCGCTACCACGAGGAGGTCCCGGTCGCCTACCTGCACGACGGCGGCCTCGGCCCCGAACCGTTCGCGCTGGTGACCACTTTGGAGTACGGCCCGGACCACGACCAGGTCGACCCGTTCGACATCACCGTTCCCCGGATCGCCGAGAACGACGCCGCTCACGCCCACGACGCCAGCTACCTGCACCCCGTCGTCCGGGTGCACCGGGGCGGCCGGGTCGTCGCCACGCACCACCTCGCCGAGAACCTGGAGAACGACTGGAACATCCCCGGGGTGCACCAGCAGCCCCTCGCGCTGTTCCTCAAGGGCGTGCTGGCCGAGGCCGGGGACGTGCCGTCCGATGCCGGCTGAGCACGGCCCGGCCGCGCGTCCACCGGTGCCGGTCGGCGGGCGTCCGCCGGCCGGCGCCGGCCCGGCCCGACGGGCACCGGGGCTGCCCGGCCCGGCCGTCCCGAAGTCGGCGGGGGACGGCCGGGCCGGGTCCGGCGCGGCGGCCGGCGAGCCGTCCGGCGGGGCCGCCGCCGGTGGTGAGGTCTGGCCGCAGCCCGTGCTGCGGCTGCTCGCCACCGGCGGCGACCGGCCGGTGTTCGAGGACGGCGACCGGATCGTCGACGCGACCGGGATGTGGGCCCTGGTGCGGCGGATCGCGTCCGGGCTGCGCGCCGCCGGCGTCGGACCGGGCACCGGGGTGGCGCTGCGGCTCGGCGTCACCCCGGAGGCGTTCGCCGCCGTCATCGCGGCGTTCGCGGTGGGCGCCCGGGTGTCCGGGCTCCGGCCCGAGCTGCCCCCGACGCCCCTGGAGCGGCTGCTCGGCAGCGACGACGCGTTGCTCGTCGACGACGCCCGGCTCGCCGCGCTGGTGGACACCCCCGACGACGGCACCCCGCTGGTCGCCGCCGGCCGGCCCACCGACATCGCCCGGATCACCTGGACCAGCGGCAGCACCGGCAACCCCAAGGGCTGCGCCCAGACGTACGCGGCGATGAGCGCGGCCTGGGCGGCGTACCCGGACCGGTGGCCGCCGGCCATCGCCGCCCTCGCCCCCCGGCTGGGGCGCTACCTGGTCTTCGGCTCACTGAGCAGCCAGGTGATGCTGGAGTACGGCATCCTCACCCTCGCCGCGGGCGGCACCCTGGTCGCCGCCCGCCCGCCGGGCTTCCCCGGCATGATCACCCGGCACCGGGCGACCGCGAGCGTGATCACCGTCGGCAAGCTGCACCAGCTCGTCCGCGACCAGCGCGCCCATCCGGTCGACCTGAGCAGCCTGCGCGCCCTCGTCGTCTCCGGCTCCCCGCTGACCGTCTCCCGGCTCGCCGAGGCGCTCGACGTGCTCGGCCCGGTGGTGTTCCACGGCTACGGCCAGACCGAGACCGGCATGATCGCGATGGTGACCCCGGCCGAGCTGCTGGCCCGCCCGGCCACCCTCGCCTCGGTCGGCCGGGCGCCGGCCGTGGTCGACCTGTCGATCCGCGACGCCGACGGCCGACCCGCCGCCGAGGGCGAACTCTACGTACGGACCCCGGCGCAGGCGACCGCCTACTGGGCCGATCCGGTCGAGACGGCCGACGTGTTCACCGACGGCTGGGTACGCACCCGCGACCTGGCCCGGCTGGACGCCGACGGCTACCTGCACCTGTTCGGCCGGGTCCGGGACGTGATCATCGTCAACGCCAACCTGGTGTACGCCGGCCCGATCGAACGGGTCCTCGCCGTCGACCCCTCGGTCGCCGAGGCGTACGTCGTCAGCCGCCCGGACGACGTCACCGGCGAGGCGGTGCACGCGTACGTGGTGCCGGCCGCCGGTCACGAGCCGGACGCGGAACGGCTGCGCGCCCGGGTGGTGGCGGCCCTGGGACCGGCGGCGGCCCCGAAGACCGTGGAGACGATCGCCCGGGTTCCGGTCGGGCCGAGTGGCAAACCGGACAAGCGCGCCCTGGGGGCACCTGGCCAATCCTGAGTCGTCGGACAGTACGCGGGGGCGCACGGCGCTGCTCCCACCAGCCTGCCAACGCCGCTGCCAGGGCACTTGCCGCGACCGGTCGCCACCGGCAAACTCTGCATCGATCCGACTGAACCTTCGGCTGGCTCGGTGCGTTGAGAGGTCGAAGCCACAGCCTGCCGAGGAGCGCACCGGTGCCACTGACCACCACGTCCCACCGCCAGCGGCTGGAGCGACTCGTCGGCGCGGTACGGCGACGGCTGTCACCACTGTCCGGCGCGGCACGGCGACGGCTGTCCCGGCTGCCCGGTCCGCCGATCGTCGCGCGGATCGTCGCCGGGGTGCTGGCGCTGGCGCTCGCCGGCCTGGCCGGCTTCGCCGCCACCACCGGATTCGGCACCGCCACCGCCGAGACCGTGGAGGGTCGGGCGGTCCCCGCCGACCAGGTGCCGCTGATCGCTCAGGCCGCGCTCTCCTGCCCGACGCTCACCGCGCCGCGCCTGGCCGGTCAGCTCATGGCCGCCTCGGGATTCGAGGCCGACGCGCGCACCGACCGGGGTGGATCCGGGGTGGCCGGCCTGACCGACGAGCTGTGGAAGCGGTGGCTGCCCTGGCCCGACGCGCCCCGGCTGGACGTCGCGGCGAACATCGTCGCGCTCGCCCACCACATGTGCGACCTCGTCGGGCAGGTCGCGCGCGGCGAGATCGACGGCGACACCTGGGAACTGGCGCTCGCGGCCCACCACTCCGGGATGCCCGCCGTCCAGGCCGACCGGGGCGTCCCCGACGCGGCGTCCGGATACGTGCGGACCGTCGTCGGCTACGCCGAGTGGTACTCCCGGCAGCCCGACTTCGACACGGCGGGCCGGACACCCACCCCCGCCCCGCCCGCACCGACCGCCGGCAGCGCACCCCGCCCCATTCCCGACGAGTACCTGACGGCGATCCTCGCCGCCGGCCGGACCTGCCCGGCGGTCACCCCGGCCAAGATCGCCGGCCAACTCATGGCGGCATCGGCGTTCAACCCGCACCTGCTCGGCGCCAACGGTGCGCAGGGCATCGCCCAGTTCCTGCCCACCGTGTGGAGCCGCTACGCGACCGCCGGGCAGTCGCCGTGGGACGCCGCCACCGCGATCGCCACCCTCGGCCGGACGATGTGCGCCCTCACCACCGACCTGGGTGGACTCACCGCCGATCCGTACCCGCTCGCCCTGGCCGCCTTCCAGTGGGGTCCGGGGATCCAGGCCGGTGGCGGCCCGGACCTGGGCATGGTGGACGAGAACGCCGGCCGGGTGCTGGCCTACGCCGCCTTCTACGCCCAGGACCCCCGGCTCGGCGGTCGTCCGTCGTCCCGCCCCCCGCTGCCCGCCGGCACCCGGGGACCGGTGCTGGCACTGCCCACCGCCGCCGGCACCGCCGCAGGCGTCGGCTCGCCCCACCCGAGCGCCGCCGGCCCGACCAGGCCCGCCCCGGCGGCCGCTCCGTCCACGCCGGCCGCCGCCCGCCCGTCCACCACGCCGCCGCCGGCGGCAGCGACCGGCTACCGGATCCGGGGATACGGCGGCACCTGCGTGCACGCCCCCGCCGCCGTCGACGGCCAGCAGCTGGTGATCTCGGGGTGCAGCAGCTCGGTCCGGCAGAAGTGGACCCTCGGCGGCGAGACCGTCCGGATGGGTTCGCTCTGCATGGACCTGGCCGACGCCTCCTCCGCCGACGGCACCCGGATCCAGCTGGCGACCTGCAACGGCGGTTGGGCGCAGCGGTTCTGGATCAACGGTTCCGGGGACCTGGTCAACTCGGCCATCGGCAAGTGCGTCGACATCCGGGACTGGTCCACCGCCAGCGGCACCGGCCTGCAACTGTGGACGTGCACCGGCGAGGCCAACCAGAAGTGGACGAAGGTGAAGGCGTAGCGGGGCCGCCGGGACGGCCGATCGGCCGCGACCGGCACCCGGCTCGTCCGGCCGACCACCACCCCGGCCCGTCCAGGCCGACCAGCCTCGACCGCCACCCGGCCCACCGGGCCGGGCGGCCTACCGTGGGCCGGTGGGACGGCCGATCCGGGCCGACACCACCGCCGTTCCGTCGGCCTCCGCGACCGCGAAGAACGCCAGGGTCTCCAGCGCGACCGGGATCTCACCGGTGACCTCCTGCGGCCCGGCGGTCGCCGTCCACTGTGCCACCTGGTAGGTGCGGGTGTCGGCGGCGACCGCATAGAGGCGGTAATCGACCCCGGCCGTCAGGCCGACCACGGTGGCCCGCACCCCGGAGACCGGGCCGGACCCATCGGGCCGGGCCACGACGGTGACGGAGAGCCGCGCGGTGACACCGGCGCCCTCCACCGTCACCCCCGCGTTGACCGGGTTGACGGTGCTCCGGGCGTCGGGCGGGCCGCCCTGCTGCCACTGGCCGATCGTCACGCCCAGGGACACCGCCGCGACCACGGCCAGCGTGCCGGCGACCAACCACCGCCGCCGGCCCCGCCGCGACCGGTCGGAGCCGCGACCGCCCGGCCCCCGCCCCGCCGGTCCGGGATCCCCCGGAGGACGCCGGTCCGGCGGGGCCGGACGCGGCGGCGTGCCGCCGGCACCGACGGTCGTGGCCGGCTCGACGGCCTCCGGGCTCGGGTCGGCGACTCCCGACGTCGGGGTCTGGGTCGGGGCGGCGACGCTCTCCGACGCCGGAGGAGTCGGGGCGGCGACGCTTTCCGACGTCGGAGTCGGCGGCGGCGTCAGGGCCGGGGCCGAAGGCGGAGGCGGAGGCGGCGTCGGGTCGGGGGTGTCGGCGTCGGCGAGCAGGTCGGCCACCTCGCCGGTGGTGAACCCGGAGAACGCGCCCACCAGCGGACCCAGCCGGTCACACTCGTCCAGGCAGACCGCGCAGGTGCCGAGGTGACGCTCGAAGTCCCACTCGTCCTGCGGGTCGAGGTCACCCCACAGGTACGGAGCACACCACTGGAGCTGCGGGTGGGCCACCGGACCCGGGGCGTCGCTGTCGCTTCGGAGGTCGGTCATGGCCTGTCA
Above is a window of Micromonospora rifamycinica DNA encoding:
- a CDS encoding NAD(P)-binding domain-containing protein, producing the protein MTLDYLIIGAGPAGLQLAALLERDGREHLVLEAGSAPGTFFSRYPRHRQLISINKIWTGSDDPEFNLRSDWNSLLTDDPALLFGNFSRRYFPDADDMVRYLAAFAEGRRVRYDTRVTRIARDGDLFRVETGDDTLTARRVVVATGVSQLYVPPIEGVDLAERYDTVSVDPDDFTNQRVLIIGKGNSAFETADALVGTAAVIHVAGPHSIRLAWQTHYVGHLRAVNNNFLDTYQLKSQNAVLDGTVERIARRDDGGYRIDFRYARTRESIRQIDYDRVILCTGFRFDAGIFDPSARPDLVINDRFPEQTSSFESVNVPGLYFAGTLTQQRDFKRSTNGFIHGFRYGVRALHRILAARHHGTPWPSTTLDATPEAITEAIIARINRTSALWQQFGVLGDVVVVSGGTARYHEEVPVAYLHDGGLGPEPFALVTTLEYGPDHDQVDPFDITVPRIAENDAAHAHDASYLHPVVRVHRGGRVVATHHLAENLENDWNIPGVHQQPLALFLKGVLAEAGDVPSDAG
- a CDS encoding class I adenylate-forming enzyme family protein; amino-acid sequence: MPAEHGPAARPPVPVGGRPPAGAGPARRAPGLPGPAVPKSAGDGRAGSGAAAGEPSGGAAAGGEVWPQPVLRLLATGGDRPVFEDGDRIVDATGMWALVRRIASGLRAAGVGPGTGVALRLGVTPEAFAAVIAAFAVGARVSGLRPELPPTPLERLLGSDDALLVDDARLAALVDTPDDGTPLVAAGRPTDIARITWTSGSTGNPKGCAQTYAAMSAAWAAYPDRWPPAIAALAPRLGRYLVFGSLSSQVMLEYGILTLAAGGTLVAARPPGFPGMITRHRATASVITVGKLHQLVRDQRAHPVDLSSLRALVVSGSPLTVSRLAEALDVLGPVVFHGYGQTETGMIAMVTPAELLARPATLASVGRAPAVVDLSIRDADGRPAAEGELYVRTPAQATAYWADPVETADVFTDGWVRTRDLARLDADGYLHLFGRVRDVIIVNANLVYAGPIERVLAVDPSVAEAYVVSRPDDVTGEAVHAYVVPAAGHEPDAERLRARVVAALGPAAAPKTVETIARVPVGPSGKPDKRALGAPGQS
- a CDS encoding ricin-type beta-trefoil lectin domain protein, with the translated sequence MPLTTTSHRQRLERLVGAVRRRLSPLSGAARRRLSRLPGPPIVARIVAGVLALALAGLAGFAATTGFGTATAETVEGRAVPADQVPLIAQAALSCPTLTAPRLAGQLMAASGFEADARTDRGGSGVAGLTDELWKRWLPWPDAPRLDVAANIVALAHHMCDLVGQVARGEIDGDTWELALAAHHSGMPAVQADRGVPDAASGYVRTVVGYAEWYSRQPDFDTAGRTPTPAPPAPTAGSAPRPIPDEYLTAILAAGRTCPAVTPAKIAGQLMAASAFNPHLLGANGAQGIAQFLPTVWSRYATAGQSPWDAATAIATLGRTMCALTTDLGGLTADPYPLALAAFQWGPGIQAGGGPDLGMVDENAGRVLAYAAFYAQDPRLGGRPSSRPPLPAGTRGPVLALPTAAGTAAGVGSPHPSAAGPTRPAPAAAPSTPAAARPSTTPPPAAATGYRIRGYGGTCVHAPAAVDGQQLVISGCSSSVRQKWTLGGETVRMGSLCMDLADASSADGTRIQLATCNGGWAQRFWINGSGDLVNSAIGKCVDIRDWSTASGTGLQLWTCTGEANQKWTKVKA